In Sulfurimonas sp. C5, the genomic window TTCTAATTTGCTATATATGGATAACCTGTTTCATGAGCAATAGTTATTATTACACTTCCAGTATTTCCTGTTAAGGTAATATTACAATCAGCTGTCATAAGTTTTCCTGCCGGATATGGAGAGTTATAAGTAGACAAATCACCTTTGAGAGGTCTACCAAGATGATCAAATGCTATTCTTTCACTTCCGTTATCTTTACAAGAAGCAGTTAACGCAATATTTGCAATACCATAATTTCTTCCTAAGTTCACACTTGTTGTTGCTTCAGGATCATTATAGTTGATTGCACTATCCCCACCTGTTAATTTTTTTGATTTATCTTGAGGATTTGTTGCAATTTCATTTTCTAAATTTGCATTTCCATTATTGTCACTATCAGAAAATATTGTATAACTTTCTTGATTGTTTGTATTGGCAGAGTTTATAAAGCTTAACTGCCATCTACCTTTATACCATTGATTATTACTTGCATCATACTTGTCATCAACTAAAGCTAAATGTTGCGTGTAACGTAAATGCGAAACTAATTGTATTGCAGCTTCACGTACAGGATCACGTTCCATTCTTGGTAATATAACAGCTGCTAAAATACCCATAACAATGATTACAAAAATTAATTCTAACATAGTAAAAGCTTTTTTCATGCTTCTAGTATATCGTAAAAATTTGGAATTTGGAAGAAAATTAAAATTTGAAGAAAAAAAGAAAGAAGTAAAGCGAAGAGATTAAATCTCTTCTGCTTTTTGTACGTCGTAAAGGATATCGTCCATTGGATGGCGATACATTGGCATTGCAAGACGTTTTTCATCAAGTACGTGACCGATGAAACCGATTGTACGTCCAGCGATGAAGAATGCGTTTAGTGTACCAGAAGCGATAAATTCATTGATCTCTTCTTCAGGGTAACCTAATGCTCTCCACATATCTACCATTAAGATACCGATAGTACCGTCAACGTTAAGAATTAAGTTCTCTTTTTTACTTGTAGTTAGAGCTTCAACAGTTCTAGCATAGTCAAGTAATGGAGTTTTAGGGAAATTTTCCGCTGCATAATCCATTAAACCTTTAACACGAAGGTCTGGGTTTTTAAGAGATTTAATACGGTGACCGATACCTGGGATCGGAATACCTAATTTTTTCATATGGTTTAGGAATTCAGCCGGAGTTAAACCGTTATCGTCTGCATATTTGAAATGCTCTGCAGCACCGTCAATTGCACCACCGAATCTTGGACCGATTGTTAAAAGACCAGTTACAAGTGATTCAACAACTGATTTACCAGCACGTGCAGTTACTTTCGCATTGTGAGCACCAGATACTGCCGGACCGTGGTCAGCAACAGTTTTGATTACAGTTTCGATGAAATCTGTAGCCCATTTTGGATATTGTTTTTTGAACCAAAGAAGTGAAATAACATCACCGATACCTTTACCAGTACTTGGTAAAGCAACTGAAGAGATTGGGAATCCTGCGTAAGTAGCTTCTTCACCTCTATCATCAGAAATTGTACAGATGAATTGTTTTGAACGTCTAACTTTTGGTACAACATTCATTTCCGGCTCAGCGATATCTTTAATTACACCCTCAGCTTTTAATTTACCGTAAACTTCAGCAATTTTTGCCGGTAAATCATTGAAAGTTGCAGGTACATAGATACCAGCTTCAGCCATTGCTTTATTTTTAGCTTCAGCAGTTTCAGCAGCAGCATTTGCAGATGCACCAGCGTGACCGAATTGAACACCTGAATCATAATATTTAGCAATTGTACCGATACACCATGCGATGATTGGTTTAGTAATTTTTCCTGATTTAACAGCTTCGATTACTTTGTACTCTTCAGTACCACCAACTTCACCAAGAAGAATCATATATTTAACTTCTGGATTATCTTGCATACGAAGAAGGTTATCGATGAAAACAGAACCTACGAAACGGTCACCACCGATCGCAACACCTTCTGCAATACCATCAGCATTAATCGCAATAATGTTTGAAAGTTCGTTGAATAAACCACCAGAACGAGTTACAAGACCACAAGAACCTGCACGGTGAAGTTTAGAGTTTACGATATTTTCAATTGTACCACCAACGTTAGCAATTTTGAATGCACCTGGAGAGATACCACCAACTGTTGCAGGTCCGATAACGATAACACCAGCATCACGAGCAGTTTGGTTCATTTTTCTTGCTAATCTTTCAGGGATACCTTCAGCAGTAATCATGATAGATTTGAAACCACCGATTTCTAAAGCTTCCATAGTTACATCATAAGCAGTTCTGAATGATGCGAAGTTTAAAAGTACATCAGCTTGTGGCTGAGCAGCTTTTGCTTCTGCAGTAGTTTTGTAAGTTGGGATCATAACTTCGTCAGCACCCCAGAAGAACTTCTCAAATTTACCAGAAGCAGTTGGTGCTACGATAGCAGCTACTGATGGTTTTTCTC contains:
- a CDS encoding type II secretion system protein — its product is MKKAFTMLELIFVIIVMGILAAVILPRMERDPVREAAIQLVSHLRYTQHLALVDDKYDASNNQWYKGRWQLSFINSANTNNQESYTIFSDSDNNGNANLENEIATNPQDKSKKLTGGDSAINYNDPEATTSVNLGRNYGIANIALTASCKDNGSERIAFDHLGRPLKGDLSTYNSPYPAGKLMTADCNITLTGNTGSVIITIAHETGYPYIAN
- a CDS encoding citrate/2-methylcitrate synthase; amino-acid sequence: MAQLFTKDTQAIFWNNNSTAIQRMLDYDYTIKREKPSVAAIVAPTASGKFEKFFWGADEVMIPTYKTTAEAKAAQPQADVLLNFASFRTAYDVTMEALEIGGFKSIMITAEGIPERLARKMNQTARDAGVIVIGPATVGGISPGAFKIANVGGTIENIVNSKLHRAGSCGLVTRSGGLFNELSNIIAINADGIAEGVAIGGDRFVGSVFIDNLLRMQDNPEVKYMILLGEVGGTEEYKVIEAVKSGKITKPIIAWCIGTIAKYYDSGVQFGHAGASANAAAETAEAKNKAMAEAGIYVPATFNDLPAKIAEVYGKLKAEGVIKDIAEPEMNVVPKVRRSKQFICTISDDRGEEATYAGFPISSVALPSTGKGIGDVISLLWFKKQYPKWATDFIETVIKTVADHGPAVSGAHNAKVTARAGKSVVESLVTGLLTIGPRFGGAIDGAAEHFKYADDNGLTPAEFLNHMKKLGIPIPGIGHRIKSLKNPDLRVKGLMDYAAENFPKTPLLDYARTVEALTTSKKENLILNVDGTIGILMVDMWRALGYPEEEINEFIASGTLNAFFIAGRTIGFIGHVLDEKRLAMPMYRHPMDDILYDVQKAEEI